The genomic stretch CTTCAACTGTGAAAAGTACACAAATATTTGTTACTAAACCAACAATATCTACTTCGTTGATATTATGTTTTTTAATAATTTCGTCGAGATTGGTTTTGTAAAATGCGGAATATCTTGTTTTTTTAATGAAGTAAGTATTTTTGTATCCTAATATTAATTCTTTAACTTCGTTAACTATTTCTGCACCCTCGGTATTTTTAACACAATGCTTGGGCCAGATATTGAATTCTAAATCATTTTCATCATGCCAATCTTGAGTGAAAATTATAGGGTAGTTTTGATTTTTGTATATTTTAATTAGTTCTAAAACTCTTGGAATTACTTTTTCTGCTCCGTTAAAGTATAATGCTCCACCTTTTTTTGCGAAATCATTTTGAAGATCAATGATTACTAGAGATTTCATATTAACCACTCCTTTTTTAAATACTTCTTCTGAATCCTTCACCTAAAACGTATCTCGATTCGTTTACAATAACGAAGGCATTTGGATCAACTCTTTTAACAAAATGGATTAACTCGTTTAGTTCTCTACGTCTAATTGATACAAAAATAATTTCTCTGTCTTTACCAGTATATCCACCTTTTCCTTTTAAATATGTAAATCCTCTACCCATGTCTTTTAGAATAAAATTTGCTATCGGTTTGTTGTTATCGGTAATTATAGTAACAGTTATTGCTAATTCTAGCCCTTTCATAACGAAATCTATAGTTATACCATTAATTATGATTGCTAATATTGAATACATCCCAACTTTTGGATCAAAAGCGACGCCTGCAAGAAAACCTATGGTAAAGTCAATTATAAGTAAACTTGTTCCTATTGGTGTACTAAAATATCTATTGAAAATCTTTGCAATAATATCTGTTCCACCAGTCGAAGAATTTTGTGCAAAAGTTATAGCCATCCCAACGGCGGTGAGGATATCGCCGAAAAAGATTGCTAACATTAAATCTCCTGCAGTATATTTCGGTATTTTAATAATTCTATCAAAAAAATCTATAAAAAAGTTAAGCATAAAGGTGCAATATATTGTTTTGTAGCTAAAGTCAAAACCTATTGTCAAAAATGCAATTAAAAAGAGAATGATATTAATGATATACATCCAAATACCCACAGGTAGAGAAAAGATCGAATGTAAAATTATTGCAAGTCCTGAAGCTCCCCCTGCAGCTATGTTATTGGGAATTAAAAATATGACTAAGCCAAGAGCGGTTAAAACAACACCGAAAGTTGAGAAGATATATTCTTTAATTATTTCACTTTTAGGAATATTTTTAGTCATTAAATCCCCCCCTAATAGTTAAAAAATTTTTACAATCTCACCATATAATGGTCCAGCAGTGATTTTGTTAACTTTTACTAAAACTTTTTTACCAATTAATTCTGGAGTAGCATTAAAAGCAATAATTTTATTTCTAATATCTCTTCCAAAAAAGAAACCATTTTTACTTTCAGATTCTACAATTACTTCAACTTCCTTTTCCAAATATCTTTCATTTAATTTTCTGTTGATTTCTTTTTGTAAGTTAAGAAGATAAGCCATTCTTCTAGTCTTAATGATTCTTGGAATGTTATCTTTAAAATACTTCCATGCTATTGTTCCTTCGCGTGGAGAGTAAATTGCTAAATTAAGACGTTCGAATTCTATTTCTTTAACGAGTTTTACAGTTGCCTCAAAATCTTCTTCGGTTTCATCTGGGAAACCAACAATTATGTCACTTGAAATAGATGCATCAGGAACAATTTTTCGAATTTCTCTAACTAAATCAATATACTCTTCTATTGTATATCTTCTATTCATTTTTTTCAAAATTTTGTTACTTCCATGTTGTACAGGTAAATGAATATTTTTACCTATTTTTGAACTGTTAGCTATTTCATTAGCTATTTCAAGT from Thermosipho atlanticus DSM 15807 encodes the following:
- a CDS encoding YitT family protein; translation: MTKNIPKSEIIKEYIFSTFGVVLTALGLVIFLIPNNIAAGGASGLAIILHSIFSLPVGIWMYIINIILFLIAFLTIGFDFSYKTIYCTFMLNFFIDFFDRIIKIPKYTAGDLMLAIFFGDILTAVGMAITFAQNSSTGGTDIIAKIFNRYFSTPIGTSLLIIDFTIGFLAGVAFDPKVGMYSILAIIINGITIDFVMKGLELAITVTIITDNNKPIANFILKDMGRGFTYLKGKGGYTGKDREIIFVSIRRRELNELIHFVKRVDPNAFVIVNESRYVLGEGFRRSI
- a CDS encoding isochorismatase family cysteine hydrolase, giving the protein MKSLVIIDLQNDFAKKGGALYFNGAEKVIPRVLELIKIYKNQNYPIIFTQDWHDENDLEFNIWPKHCVKNTEGAEIVNEVKELILGYKNTYFIKKTRYSAFYKTNLDEIIKKHNINEVDIVGLVTNICVLFTVEEFRNRDIVVNVYRDGTTTYDENMYNYSIKLMKEVLNANII